ACATTTCATGTATTTGTATTTTTCAGGCTATTGTTAGTTTGTGTTTTCAAACTAGTAAAATAATTCTAAATTTTCGAACCATAAGTTATTTAACGGCTCGCCTTTTGTTGTTAGGTATGTCCAAGATTTTTTCTTTTTAACACGAGCAAGACCATCAATAAAGCCTTTTGGGTTGTTTTTTGAAAAAATTGAAAACCCACCAGCTGTAATTTCATAGTCTTCAGGAATTACTAAATCCCCTTTTTTATTGATAAAACCCCATTCTTTACCTGTTGTAACAGGCGCTAAACCACTTGCGCTAAAAATTTCAGCATCTTTATATTGAAGCGGAATAATAATCTCGCCAGAGGTGTTAATATATCCCCATTTTTTACCTTCGTTAACGGGGGCTAGTCCATTTGAGAACGCACGCGCTTTATCAAATTTTGGCTCTATAATCCATTCTCCTTTTGTGTTAATGAAACCTATTTTGCCATCCTTTTTTGCATAGGTGTTTTCTTTATTATTTGAAAAATCCCAAATTTTTTCAGCTCCAGACACTTCTTTAAACTCACCATTGATAATCAGTCCGTAGCGTTCACCAATATTAGCTACAATTTGTCCGTTGTATGCGTTGCTAATACCATCATATTCTGTTTTAACCACATATTTTCCGGTAGCATCAATTAGCCCCCATTTATCATTTTCTAATACTTTGGCGGAACCATTTTCAAAATTAAAAGCTTTGGTGAATTTTGGTTCTACGACTATTTCTCCTTTGGTATTTATAAATCCAACACCAGATTCTTTTCTGAAAATAGCATACCCATTTTCGAAATCGTAAACCTTATCAGTAGAAACGTCTTGTAAAACTTGTTCGCCTTTTTTGTTGATGTACATCCAGTTTTTATCTTTTAAAACAACGGCTATTCCAGAGTTGAACGCTTTAGTTTTGTCAAATTGTGGTTGGATAACCCATTCTCCTTTTCGATTAATAAAACCCCAAGTTTTTTTATCTAAAGAGGCTTCGGCTAAATCATCAGAAAAGTTTTTTGCTACTTTAAATTGGGGCTTAATTTGCCAAGTTCCAGTTTTTGTAATATAACCAAAGTCGCCTTTTTCATTAGCTAATGCTAATTGTTGAGCATGACTAAAAATACCTAAAAAAAGTAGGCCGATAACGAGTGCTGTTGTTTTCATGTCTTTGTTTTTAATGATTTTTAAATGTCACATGTTATTTGCTGTTAGTCTTTTTTTGAGACAATGCGGCTTTTAACATGCTCGTTTTATAATAAAATTGCTTTATGTTTTATTATTAGTGATAAAATCTTTG
Above is a window of Bizionia sp. M204 DNA encoding:
- a CDS encoding WG repeat-containing protein gives rise to the protein MKTTALVIGLLFLGIFSHAQQLALANEKGDFGYITKTGTWQIKPQFKVAKNFSDDLAEASLDKKTWGFINRKGEWVIQPQFDKTKAFNSGIAVVLKDKNWMYINKKGEQVLQDVSTDKVYDFENGYAIFRKESGVGFINTKGEIVVEPKFTKAFNFENGSAKVLENDKWGLIDATGKYVVKTEYDGISNAYNGQIVANIGERYGLIINGEFKEVSGAEKIWDFSNNKENTYAKKDGKIGFINTKGEWIIEPKFDKARAFSNGLAPVNEGKKWGYINTSGEIIIPLQYKDAEIFSASGLAPVTTGKEWGFINKKGDLVIPEDYEITAGGFSIFSKNNPKGFIDGLARVKKKKSWTYLTTKGEPLNNLWFENLELFY